In one window of Microbacterium sp. PM5 DNA:
- a CDS encoding PadR family transcriptional regulator, with protein sequence MSVTDLQFAVLSSLASGRRHGYGLLRDAEDQLEKSLPIATLYAALESMASKGWILPDGEEVVHKRTRRYYVLSTDGMQILKRRADQLAAQAQLAQRRLREVNGKAVTA encoded by the coding sequence ATGAGCGTCACTGATCTGCAGTTCGCTGTGTTGTCCTCGCTGGCCTCGGGCCGCAGGCATGGCTACGGTCTTTTACGCGATGCGGAAGACCAGCTCGAGAAGTCTCTCCCCATCGCCACTCTTTACGCCGCGCTGGAATCCATGGCGAGTAAGGGCTGGATTCTTCCCGACGGTGAGGAAGTCGTGCACAAGCGCACGCGGCGTTACTACGTGCTGTCCACAGACGGCATGCAGATACTGAAGCGCCGCGCCGACCAGCTCGCAGCTCAGGCTCAGCTAGCTCAGCGACGACTTCGGGAAGTTAACGGGAAGGCGGTCACGGCATGA